Part of the Mycolicibacterium thermoresistibile genome, CCCATATCGCCGTACGCCAGCGCCTCGGCGACCAGCGCGCTGGTCACGGTGCTGCGGTGGGCGGCGATACCGTCGAAGTTCTCCGGGATGTTCAGCGCCGTGATGCCGAGCTCAGCGGCCTTGCCCATCAGGTCGGCGGGAAACCTGGCCGCGTCGTCGGCCTCCCGCGCCGCGGGGCGCAGGACCTCCTTGGCGAATTCGCTGACCGTGTCGACGATCATCTGCTGCTCGTCGTCGGGGGTCAGGTCGAAGTAATCCGAACCGCTCGGCTTGAGCCGGGTCGGCTCCCCGCGCAGCCCCTGTACCCGCTTGAACTGGCGGGTGGCGGCGCCGGCGGTGGAGAACGCGGTCTTGACGCCGTAGCGCAACGCCCGGTTGAGCGGGTCGCGCAGGTTGTACTTGTCCAGGAATTCTTGGCCAACCAAGGGCGTGATCAGCGCCAATCCGATATCGGTCGCTGTCCGCTTGTGGCGCTGCAGGCCGACGGCACTTTCCGGGCCGGTCCGCTTGCGGCGCGGTGTGGATCCGTTCGTGGACGGCAGGGTATTGGTCATTTCAGCAGCCTCGCATGGTAGGGGCGGTGCAACCACAACCTATCTTACTCCAAAGTAAGATCGGCAGCCGCTGTAACCAAGTTCACAGTCCGGCGCCGCCCTCACGGGCCGCCACAGGATTTGCTGGGTCGCCGGATCGGGCCGCACTCAGACGCCGCGCAGATGCGCGAGCACCGCATTGTGCAGCCGGCCGTTGGTCGCCACCGCGCTGCCGCCGTGCGGGCCGGGTGCGCCCTCCAGGTTGGTGAACGTGCCGCCGGCCTCGCGCACCAGGATGTCCAGCGCCGCGAGGTCCCACAGCGACACCTCGGGTTCGGTGGCGATGTCCACGGCGCCCTCGGCGAGCAGGCAGTACGAGAAGAAGTCGCCGAAACCCCGCACCCGCCACACGGTGTCGGTCAGATCGATGAAGCGGTCCCGGAGTTTGCGCACCGCCCAGCCGGACAAGCTGGAGAACGACAGGCTGGCCGATTCCAGATCCGACACCGACGACACCGAGATCCGGCGCGGGACGTCGTCGCCCACCACCACGTGTGCCCCCTGTCCGGCGGCGGCGTACCAGCGTCGCTGCAGGGCGGGGGCGCTGACCACGCCGACCGTCGGCACCCCGTCCTGCAGCAGGGCGATCAGCGTCGCCCACACCGGCACTCCGCGGACGAAATTCTTGGTGCCGTCGATCGGATCGATGATCCACTGTCGCCCACTGAAAACCGTTGCGCCGCCGAATTCCTCACCCAGAATCGGATCGTCCGGCCGCTGCTGGGCCAGGGTGCCGCGCAGGATCCGCTCCACCGACCGGTCGGCGTCGGAGACCGGGGTCAGATCCGGTTTGGTCTCGACGTGCAGATCCAGCGAGCCGAACCGGTCCCTGGTCACCACATCGGCCTGATCGGCCAGCAGCAGCGCAAGTGCCAGATCGTCGTCACGGATGTCGGGGGCGTCATCGGGGACCGCAGTCATGTCAGCAGTCC contains:
- the hisN gene encoding histidinol-phosphatase — its product is MTAVPDDAPDIRDDDLALALLLADQADVVTRDRFGSLDLHVETKPDLTPVSDADRSVERILRGTLAQQRPDDPILGEEFGGATVFSGRQWIIDPIDGTKNFVRGVPVWATLIALLQDGVPTVGVVSAPALQRRWYAAAGQGAHVVVGDDVPRRISVSSVSDLESASLSFSSLSGWAVRKLRDRFIDLTDTVWRVRGFGDFFSYCLLAEGAVDIATEPEVSLWDLAALDILVREAGGTFTNLEGAPGPHGGSAVATNGRLHNAVLAHLRGV